The proteins below are encoded in one region of Amycolatopsis magusensis:
- a CDS encoding RluA family pseudouridine synthase — protein MRRKLRSPLPQRHGLDPARLRLPDEGPWATLREHLVERLPRVDPARIDELLAEERIVGLDGPLGPDTPFRPGTFIWFHRDLPDEVPVPFEVEVLHRDDDLLVVDKPHFLATIPRGRHVLQTALVRLRRDLDLPQLSPAHRLDRVTAGLLLFVVRPELRGAYQTMFRDRLVHKEYEAIAPVAPGLDLPCVVRSRIVKERGVLAAQEVPGPPNSETRVELAETRDDLGRYRLLPATGRTHQLRLHMSSLGIPILGDDFYPVLTETALDDFRRPLQLLAKALEFTDPVSGRRRRFESRRTLQSWSDHPTWAA, from the coding sequence GTGCGAAGGAAACTCCGATCACCGTTGCCCCAGCGGCACGGCCTCGATCCCGCCCGGCTGCGGTTGCCGGACGAGGGGCCGTGGGCGACCCTTCGCGAGCACCTGGTGGAACGGCTGCCGCGGGTCGATCCCGCGCGCATCGACGAACTGCTGGCCGAAGAGCGGATCGTCGGGCTCGACGGTCCACTCGGCCCGGACACCCCGTTCCGGCCCGGCACCTTCATCTGGTTCCACCGCGACCTGCCGGACGAGGTGCCGGTGCCGTTCGAGGTCGAGGTGCTGCACCGCGACGACGACCTGCTGGTGGTGGACAAGCCGCACTTCCTGGCCACCATCCCGCGTGGCAGGCACGTGCTGCAGACCGCGCTGGTCCGGCTGCGCCGCGACCTGGACCTGCCGCAGCTGAGCCCGGCGCACCGGCTGGACCGGGTGACCGCCGGGCTGCTGCTGTTCGTCGTCCGCCCGGAACTGCGTGGCGCGTACCAGACGATGTTCCGGGATCGCCTGGTGCACAAGGAATACGAGGCGATCGCGCCGGTGGCCCCCGGCTTGGACCTGCCGTGCGTGGTGCGCAGCCGGATCGTCAAGGAACGCGGGGTGCTGGCCGCGCAGGAGGTGCCGGGACCGCCGAACAGCGAAACCCGCGTCGAACTCGCGGAGACCCGCGACGACCTCGGCCGGTACCGCCTGCTGCCCGCCACCGGGCGCACGCACCAACTCCGGCTGCACATGAGCAGCCTCGGCATCCCCATCCTCGGCGACGACTTCTACCCCGTCCTCACCGAAACCGCCCTCGACGACTTCCGCCGCCCACTGCAATTGCTGGCGAAGGCACTGGAATTCACCGACCCGGTGAGCGGACGGCGCCGCCGCTTCGAAAGCCGCCGCACCCTCCAATCCTGGTCCGACCACCCCACCTGGGCAGCCTGA